In Ilumatobacter fluminis, the following proteins share a genomic window:
- a CDS encoding peptidoglycan-binding protein translates to MRWISGLDARQRVIGAVGVVAALILTIGVVVATSSDSGDTIAADDGVPATSSTPSTTQPIVQPTSPTVTAPVTTRATTTTRPTVPVVSATPASSTTSTSSTTTTTIDPALLLPTLREGDTGPEVVLLQRMLITTTGAAIAPDGTYGPDTVVAITNFQKLFGLPETGEADHETRQLLRYVDGGRSNALPSWPIPSLGNGGADGCQVTVVGDSLMAGAESLHERALGAIGCASAVDGEGGRSLAYGWQCRERQTDGSRPLLMYPEPIPGNDTCAPSGLTLLALWGQANALGDIVVVALGTNDAGLYSPTSWERHWNEALRLTGNRPVIFVSTRARAGTSNVAGQDAYSAALRTWCNRQPRCHLADWALTMSANDWSNYYDHVHLRTAGTQARADFIAAAARALFAGDPIPNPSPINVPTPNLPPATTTTTTAPRTTTTIPARTTTTTTAPATTTTVARATTTTTTTTAAPTTTRPPVTTSTTVAPTTIVTTTTLAPTTTLPPG, encoded by the coding sequence AGCAGCGACTCCGGCGACACGATCGCCGCCGACGACGGCGTGCCGGCCACGTCGAGCACACCGTCGACCACCCAGCCGATCGTCCAACCGACGTCGCCCACCGTCACGGCTCCGGTCACCACCCGAGCGACCACGACGACCAGGCCGACCGTGCCCGTCGTGAGCGCCACACCGGCATCGAGCACGACGTCGACGTCGTCGACCACCACGACGACGATCGACCCGGCGCTGCTCCTGCCGACCCTGCGCGAGGGCGACACGGGGCCCGAGGTCGTCCTGCTCCAGCGGATGCTGATCACCACGACCGGCGCCGCCATCGCACCCGACGGCACCTACGGCCCCGACACCGTCGTCGCGATCACGAACTTCCAGAAGCTCTTCGGTCTTCCCGAGACCGGCGAAGCCGACCACGAGACCCGGCAGCTGTTGCGATACGTCGACGGTGGCCGCTCCAACGCCCTCCCCTCCTGGCCGATCCCGTCGCTGGGTAACGGCGGCGCCGACGGCTGCCAGGTGACGGTGGTCGGCGACTCGTTGATGGCGGGCGCCGAATCGCTCCACGAGCGGGCGCTCGGCGCGATCGGCTGCGCATCGGCGGTCGACGGCGAGGGCGGGCGCTCGCTCGCCTACGGGTGGCAGTGTCGTGAGCGTCAGACCGACGGCAGTCGCCCACTCCTGATGTACCCGGAGCCGATTCCGGGCAACGACACGTGCGCTCCGTCTGGCCTCACCCTGTTGGCGCTGTGGGGGCAGGCCAACGCCCTCGGCGACATCGTGGTCGTCGCGCTCGGCACCAACGACGCCGGCCTGTACTCGCCGACTTCGTGGGAGCGGCACTGGAACGAAGCGCTCCGCCTCACGGGGAACCGACCGGTGATCTTCGTCAGCACCCGAGCCCGTGCCGGGACGTCGAACGTCGCCGGGCAGGATGCTTACTCGGCGGCGTTGCGGACCTGGTGCAACCGGCAGCCCCGCTGCCACCTGGCCGACTGGGCGCTCACCATGTCGGCGAACGATTGGTCGAACTACTACGACCACGTCCACCTCCGTACCGCGGGCACCCAGGCTCGAGCCGACTTCATCGCCGCGGCCGCACGGGCCTTGTTCGCCGGCGATCCGATCCCGAACCCGAGCCCGATCAACGTGCCGACCCCGAACCTGCCACCGGCGACCACGACGACGACCACTGCGCCGCGCACGACGACCACGATTCCGGCACGGACGACCACGACGACGACCGCTCCGGCCACGACGACCACGGTCGCACGAGCTACGACGACCACCACCACGACCACGGCGGCGCCGACGACCACGCGACCGCCAGTCACCACCTCGACGACGGTGGCGCCGACGACGATCGTCACGACGACGACGCTCGCACCGACGACCACGCTGCCGCCGGGCTGA
- a CDS encoding TrmH family RNA methyltransferase: MREQLTFKNQKVQELRRLIGRRSSRSDAGAFAVEGEVLIREALDAGWEVLVEFVAPDAGPVSGATAFELADGVLERVASTERPQPNVAVVKMPDRAASLADARTVIVADRLNDPGNLGTIVRSAEAAGVDAVVLTPGSVDPFNPKVVRAAAGALFHIPVVEADLAAVRDAGLRLVGTSSHQGEPHTDTDWSGRVAIVMGSEAHGLPDDAPIDQWVRIEHRGRAESLNVAMATTLLAFEATRRR, translated from the coding sequence CTGCGCGAACAACTCACCTTCAAGAACCAGAAGGTCCAAGAACTGCGGCGCCTGATCGGGCGCCGCAGTTCGCGTTCCGACGCCGGTGCGTTCGCGGTCGAGGGCGAGGTCCTGATCCGTGAGGCGCTCGACGCCGGATGGGAGGTCCTCGTCGAGTTCGTGGCGCCCGACGCCGGACCGGTCAGTGGCGCAACGGCGTTCGAGCTGGCCGACGGCGTGCTCGAACGCGTCGCCTCCACCGAGCGACCCCAGCCCAACGTCGCCGTCGTCAAGATGCCCGATCGTGCGGCGTCGCTGGCCGACGCCCGGACCGTGATCGTCGCCGACCGCCTGAACGACCCCGGCAACCTCGGCACCATCGTGCGTTCGGCCGAGGCGGCCGGCGTCGACGCCGTCGTGCTCACACCCGGTTCGGTCGACCCGTTCAACCCGAAGGTGGTGCGCGCCGCAGCCGGCGCGCTGTTCCACATTCCGGTGGTCGAGGCCGACCTGGCCGCCGTCCGAGACGCCGGTCTGCGCCTCGTCGGCACCTCGTCGCACCAGGGTGAACCGCACACCGATACCGACTGGAGCGGGCGTGTTGCGATCGTGATGGGTTCGGAGGCGCACGGGTTGCCCGACGACGCTCCGATCGATCAGTGGGTGCGGATCGAACACCGGGGTCGCGCCGAGAGTCTGAACGTCGCCATGGCGACGACGCTGCTCGCTTTCGAGGCGACCCGCCGGCGCTAG